The following are encoded together in the Adhaeribacter arboris genome:
- a CDS encoding glycosyltransferase gives MTQKKALHINSYFLSNKIHYNLYTTITKYRDDKLFIPVYESYRDNNISNLDIDYIFNDIDKKLFFTKYFKIFKVINKKNLTKGYDYIHAHTLISDGIAAYLLSKFTKKKFVVTVRSTDVNFFIKKSAIFRYIARKILSKVSMVFFVSPSHKAIIKNLYPKVDTNLFFSLPNGLDNFWLNNAYEKSSLDQDLSTVKILFVGQIIKRKKLDLLIDFLKKYDDRKYELTVVGKNLLELNFDEIAKSIPNGNTINYLGEVKNKEELLKIYRDNHLFVLLSYAETFGVVYVEALSQGLPIIYTRRDGIDGYFREGEVGYSSSHESLPELKEKVDLIVSQYSTICKNTKKNIQNFDWELIAKDYIQRTNTLKP, from the coding sequence ATGACACAAAAGAAAGCTCTACATATTAATAGTTATTTTCTTTCTAACAAAATTCATTACAATTTATATACTACTATCACTAAGTATAGAGACGATAAATTATTTATTCCGGTATATGAAAGTTACCGCGATAACAATATATCTAATCTAGATATTGATTATATTTTTAATGATATAGACAAGAAGTTATTTTTTACTAAATATTTCAAAATATTTAAAGTAATTAATAAAAAAAATTTAACTAAAGGCTATGATTATATACACGCACACACACTTATAAGCGACGGAATTGCTGCTTATCTACTATCTAAATTTACCAAAAAGAAATTTGTAGTGACGGTTAGAAGTACTGATGTAAATTTTTTTATAAAGAAAAGCGCTATTTTCAGATATATTGCCAGAAAAATATTATCGAAAGTAAGTATGGTTTTTTTTGTTTCGCCCTCACACAAAGCGATTATTAAAAATCTTTATCCGAAAGTAGATACTAATTTATTCTTTTCTTTACCAAATGGATTAGACAATTTCTGGTTAAACAATGCTTATGAAAAAAGCTCGCTAGATCAAGATTTAAGTACTGTAAAAATTCTTTTTGTTGGACAAATAATAAAAAGAAAGAAGCTTGATTTGTTAATTGATTTTTTAAAAAAGTACGACGATCGAAAGTATGAGCTTACTGTTGTAGGTAAAAATTTGTTAGAATTAAATTTTGATGAAATTGCTAAGTCTATCCCTAATGGCAATACTATTAATTACCTGGGAGAGGTAAAGAATAAAGAAGAACTACTTAAAATTTACCGTGATAATCACCTTTTTGTACTGCTTTCTTACGCTGAAACATTTGGAGTAGTTTATGTGGAAGCCTTATCACAAGGGCTACCTATTATATACACCCGGAGAGATGGCATTGATGGTTATTTTCGAGAAGGTGAAGTTGGTTACTCTTCTAGCCACGAGTCGTTACCTGAATTAAAAGAGAAGGTAGATCTAATTGTTTCTCAATATTCAACTATTTGTAAGAACACTAAGAAAAATATTCAAAATTTTGATTGGGAATTAATTGCAAAAGATTACATACAAAGGACAAATACCTTAAAACCGTAA
- a CDS encoding glycosyltransferase family 4 protein, whose translation MRVLYIHQYFITPNEPGGTRSYWFAKELIANGHQVIMLTSRNKQQKLIEKKLIDGIEVIYIKNSYSNNMGIISRLWSFFRFMLLSTWVGLRQKNIDLVYATSTPLSIGIPALAIKQFNGIPYIFEVRDLWPEVPIQMGAIKNKFVINLLNWFEKKIYFSAKHVVALSPGMRDGVIKTGTSPNKVTMIPNMAKKDEFFVRAKNWEVARTFNLDTNHFNVVHFGAMGIANGLEYIVKAAAVLKRKNIQNIDFVFLGEGKTELELKRICELEELTNVKFLGKHPMKTVSEIVNICDCSMVSFSDVPILYTNSPNKLFDSLSAGKPLIVNSAGWTKEMVEENNCGVYVNPQNPDDLANMLVKMASNPIWLREMSVNSRRLAEEVYDKTILCKKFVKVIEAYNVQKPAETFS comes from the coding sequence ATGAGAGTTCTTTATATTCATCAGTATTTTATCACTCCTAACGAACCCGGAGGAACTCGTTCCTATTGGTTTGCTAAAGAATTAATTGCAAACGGTCATCAAGTAATAATGCTTACCAGTAGAAATAAGCAGCAAAAATTAATTGAAAAGAAATTGATTGATGGCATTGAAGTAATTTACATTAAAAATTCCTACAGCAACAATATGGGAATTATAAGTAGATTATGGTCTTTTTTCCGGTTTATGCTACTCTCTACTTGGGTTGGGCTTAGGCAAAAAAACATAGATTTAGTTTATGCTACTTCAACACCTTTGTCCATCGGCATTCCGGCCTTAGCTATAAAGCAATTTAACGGTATTCCGTACATTTTTGAAGTACGTGATCTTTGGCCAGAAGTGCCTATCCAAATGGGCGCTATAAAAAATAAATTTGTTATAAACCTTCTGAACTGGTTTGAAAAAAAGATTTACTTCTCCGCTAAGCATGTAGTAGCCTTATCACCAGGAATGCGCGATGGTGTGATTAAAACCGGCACATCTCCTAATAAAGTTACCATGATTCCTAACATGGCTAAAAAAGACGAGTTTTTCGTAAGAGCTAAAAACTGGGAAGTAGCCCGTACTTTTAACCTGGATACAAACCATTTCAATGTCGTTCATTTTGGCGCAATGGGTATTGCTAATGGTTTAGAATATATAGTAAAAGCAGCCGCTGTTTTAAAAAGAAAAAATATTCAAAATATAGATTTTGTTTTTTTAGGTGAAGGAAAAACTGAGCTCGAACTTAAGAGAATTTGCGAATTAGAAGAGTTAACTAATGTTAAGTTTTTAGGTAAACATCCCATGAAAACTGTATCTGAGATAGTTAATATATGCGATTGTTCTATGGTTTCCTTCTCGGACGTTCCCATTCTATACACGAACTCACCTAATAAATTATTCGATTCACTCTCAGCGGGCAAACCACTAATAGTAAATTCTGCTGGATGGACAAAAGAAATGGTAGAAGAAAATAATTGTGGTGTTTATGTTAACCCTCAAAACCCGGATGACTTGGCTAACATGCTGGTAAAAATGGCGTCTAATCCAATATGGTTACGAGAAATGTCGGTAAATAGTCGCCGTTTGGCTGAAGAAGTTTATGATAAAACAATACTTTGTAAAAAATTTGTTAAAGTAATTGAAGCATACAATGTACAGAAACCTGCTGAAACGTTTTCTTGA
- a CDS encoding sugar transferase: MYRNLLKRFLDFLIAISAFIIALPIFILVTISLAVANQGKVFFFQARPGKNTKTFRIIKFKTMNDIKDASGKLLPDEVRLTAVGKFVRKTSLDEIPQLLNVIKGDMSLIGPRPLLVEYLPLYNEVQKRRHEVRPGITGWAQVNGRNAISWEQKFEYDVWYVDHISFLLDVKIILLTIKKVFKSEGISQQGHATMPFFEGVKQV; the protein is encoded by the coding sequence ATGTACAGAAACCTGCTGAAACGTTTTCTTGATTTCCTGATTGCCATTAGTGCATTTATAATTGCTTTACCTATTTTCATCTTGGTAACCATTAGTTTAGCCGTAGCTAACCAAGGTAAAGTGTTTTTCTTTCAGGCTCGGCCGGGTAAAAACACTAAAACCTTCCGCATCATTAAGTTTAAAACTATGAATGATATAAAAGATGCAAGTGGCAAGCTATTACCTGATGAAGTTCGGTTAACAGCAGTTGGTAAGTTTGTCAGAAAAACATCTTTAGATGAAATTCCCCAGCTACTAAATGTTATAAAAGGAGACATGAGTCTGATTGGCCCTCGGCCATTATTAGTGGAATACTTACCGCTCTATAATGAAGTACAAAAACGCCGTCATGAAGTTCGTCCTGGAATTACTGGTTGGGCTCAGGTAAATGGCCGTAATGCCATTAGTTGGGAGCAGAAATTTGAGTATGATGTTTGGTATGTAGACCACATTAGTTTTTTGCTGGATGTAAAAATCATTCTACTTACAATTAAAAAAGTATTTAAATCAGAAGGCATTAGCCAGCAAGGACACGCCACTATGCCATTTTTTGAAGGAGTTAAACAAGTATGA
- a CDS encoding ATP-grasp domain-containing protein, with product MNILITSAGRRVSLVRAFKNELKVFFPDSQVFTSDMNPKLSAACNVSDGYFKMKSVAEASYINDLLELCLDQNIKLVVPTIDTELQVLANHKDNFAKQGIHVIVSSSDFISKCRDKRKINQFFEQSGIPIPAAIDKQNPTFPLFIKPYDGSLSADIFLVRGPEELTHYHMTNEKLLFMEYIDKTEHDEYTVDMYYGKDNEVKCIVPRRRIEIRGGEISKGITCKNIIVPYLKEKIGYIAGAVGCLTVQVFLNKNNNQIYGIEINPRFGGGFPLSYQSGANYPGWLIKEYLLNESISYTDNWSNNLLMLRYDDEVLVQNYEI from the coding sequence ATGAATATTTTAATTACATCAGCGGGACGAAGAGTTTCTTTAGTAAGAGCTTTTAAGAATGAGTTAAAAGTCTTTTTCCCGGATAGCCAAGTATTTACATCTGACATGAACCCTAAGCTGTCAGCGGCTTGTAACGTATCGGATGGCTACTTTAAAATGAAAAGTGTGGCTGAAGCATCATACATCAACGATTTATTGGAACTATGCTTAGATCAGAACATAAAACTTGTAGTTCCAACCATAGATACTGAATTACAGGTATTAGCAAATCACAAAGATAACTTTGCCAAGCAAGGAATTCATGTAATAGTCTCTTCATCCGACTTTATAAGTAAATGCCGCGATAAGCGTAAAATTAACCAATTCTTCGAACAATCCGGAATACCAATACCAGCTGCAATAGATAAACAAAACCCTACTTTCCCGCTTTTTATAAAACCTTATGATGGAAGTTTAAGCGCAGATATATTTCTTGTGCGTGGGCCTGAAGAACTGACGCATTATCATATGACCAATGAAAAGCTTTTGTTTATGGAATATATTGATAAAACGGAACACGACGAGTACACTGTAGATATGTACTACGGAAAAGATAATGAGGTGAAATGCATTGTACCCCGACGCCGAATAGAAATACGTGGCGGGGAAATAAGCAAAGGAATTACCTGTAAAAATATAATTGTTCCTTATTTAAAAGAAAAAATTGGCTATATAGCGGGAGCAGTAGGTTGCCTTACAGTACAAGTGTTCCTTAATAAGAATAACAATCAAATCTATGGCATTGAAATAAACCCCAGATTTGGTGGCGGTTTTCCTTTAAGCTATCAATCAGGAGCAAATTATCCAGGTTGGTTGATTAAGGAATATTTACTTAATGAAAGTATATCTTATACAGATAATTGGAGCAACAACTTATTAATGCTCCGTTATGACGATGAAGTTCTAGTTCAAAACTATGAGATTTAG
- a CDS encoding HAD family hydrolase, which yields MRFSDNTFVVFDLDDTIYQEIDFLKSAYRHIAGLLQPALKKDLFDEMWVRFHNKENVFEWLITEHASELPDITTSFLLNEYRSHLPKITLSEDVIEFLSYLKEAKILCGLITDGRSITQRNKLKALGIEAFFANIIISEEFGSEKPNERNFLFFEQKYPGKEFYYIGDNTAKDFIVPAKLGWYTVCLKSKGQNIHPQDLSRKPIPTKIINSFKELMPIVVKESSI from the coding sequence ATGAGATTTAGCGATAATACGTTTGTAGTATTTGATCTTGACGATACCATTTATCAAGAAATTGATTTCTTAAAATCGGCGTATCGCCATATTGCAGGTTTGCTGCAACCTGCTTTAAAGAAGGATTTGTTTGATGAGATGTGGGTGCGCTTTCATAATAAAGAAAACGTTTTCGAATGGCTTATAACCGAACATGCTTCTGAATTACCTGATATTACTACTTCATTCCTATTAAATGAGTATCGTTCTCATTTGCCAAAGATCACCTTATCTGAAGATGTAATTGAGTTCCTGAGTTATTTAAAAGAAGCCAAAATTTTGTGTGGTCTTATTACTGACGGTCGTAGTATCACTCAACGCAACAAGTTAAAAGCATTAGGCATAGAAGCTTTTTTTGCAAATATTATAATTTCGGAAGAGTTTGGGTCGGAGAAGCCTAATGAACGTAATTTCTTATTCTTTGAACAAAAGTACCCAGGTAAAGAATTTTATTACATAGGCGATAATACCGCAAAGGATTTTATTGTACCAGCAAAATTAGGATGGTATACGGTTTGTTTAAAAAGTAAAGGCCAAAATATTCATCCTCAGGATTTAAGTAGGAAACCTATACCAACAAAAATAATTAATTCTTTTAAAGAATTAATGCCAATAGTTGTCAAGGAATCATCTATTTAG
- a CDS encoding DegT/DnrJ/EryC1/StrS family aminotransferase, whose translation MNSKIWLSSPHMGASEFNYVKEAFDTNWIAPLGPHVDGFEKNLEDFLGHNTYVAALSSGTAALHLALIILGVKAGDEVICQSMTFSASANPIAYQGATPVFVDSEEQSWNMSPEFLEIAIQDRLKNGKKPKAIIVVHLYGMPANMTRIMEIANKYNIPVVEDAAEALGSSYKNQPLGTFGAMSILSFNGNKIITTSGGGALVSANQDWIKKARFLATQARDVAPHYQHSHIGYNYRMSNICAGIGRGQMEVLLDRVKQRRYNFEYYKNALASIPEIKFMEEPSTGYYSNRWLSTILIDNTSNKSIDREQLRLSLEKDNIESRPLWKPMHLQPVFANTPFYGDGTSEHLFHQGLCLPSGSNLTIGDLNRVIEQVVNTFAAVQV comes from the coding sequence ATGAACTCAAAAATATGGCTTTCCTCACCTCACATGGGTGCAAGCGAGTTTAACTACGTTAAAGAAGCTTTTGACACCAATTGGATTGCACCATTAGGACCACATGTAGATGGTTTTGAGAAAAACCTAGAAGACTTTTTAGGCCACAACACATATGTTGCCGCCTTAAGCTCAGGAACAGCTGCTTTACATTTAGCCTTAATTATATTAGGTGTAAAAGCCGGTGATGAAGTAATATGTCAATCTATGACATTTTCAGCTTCTGCAAACCCTATCGCTTACCAAGGAGCCACACCGGTATTTGTTGATAGTGAAGAACAAAGCTGGAACATGTCGCCCGAATTTTTAGAAATAGCTATTCAGGATCGACTAAAAAATGGCAAAAAACCAAAAGCCATAATTGTAGTGCATTTATATGGAATGCCTGCCAATATGACTCGTATAATGGAAATTGCTAATAAATACAATATTCCCGTAGTAGAAGACGCCGCAGAAGCCCTTGGTTCCTCTTATAAAAACCAACCCTTGGGTACATTTGGGGCTATGAGCATATTATCATTTAATGGCAATAAAATTATTACTACTTCAGGTGGAGGTGCTTTAGTCTCAGCTAATCAAGATTGGATTAAGAAAGCCCGCTTTCTTGCTACCCAAGCACGCGATGTTGCCCCTCATTACCAACACTCTCATATAGGTTATAATTACCGAATGAGCAATATATGCGCTGGAATTGGACGAGGCCAGATGGAAGTTTTATTGGATCGGGTAAAGCAACGCCGTTACAATTTTGAGTACTATAAAAATGCATTAGCATCTATCCCGGAGATAAAGTTTATGGAAGAGCCATCAACAGGTTATTATTCTAATAGATGGTTAAGCACGATTTTAATTGATAATACAAGTAACAAAAGTATAGATCGGGAACAATTGCGCTTATCTCTAGAGAAAGATAACATTGAATCGCGCCCACTTTGGAAACCTATGCATTTACAACCTGTATTTGCTAATACTCCTTTTTATGGAGATGGCACAAGCGAACATTTATTTCATCAAGGACTTTGCCTTCCATCGGGTTCAAATTTAACGATAGGAGATTTAAATAGAGTTATAGAACAAGTTGTAAATACTTTTGCGGCTGTACAAGTGTAA